The segment TTCGCAAGCTTCGAGATTCCTATCGCGAGTGGTCACTTCGATGTGCTGCTCAGAGAACGAATAACCTCTACGAAGGGGTTACTGTCTTTTCCATAGAACAGGTATTCCAGTAGTCGCGACCTAGATTAAACGGAAAGCAAGTCAATATGGATATTGGCTTCTCATCGTACCACAACGGTGGTCCAGCGAGGGAGCAAGACTTTGGCAGGCTGTCCCAAACGATTGGCACGTCGATCTTGAAGATATCTCAAAATGGTGAGTACGGAAGGTCTGGCCTGTACCGCGCGATATGGTACTGACTTTCTTCTTCTATTCCGCAGTATCTTCCATGCAAAAGATGGTCAACCAGTTGGGTAGTTCTACGGACTCCCAGGAACTTCGAAATCAGCTGTAAGTTTAAAGTTATCGACGTTCAAGGCGTACCGTTGCTTTATATTTAAAGTGACCAggcgtcccgcatttgagccctttgtcccgcaaagtgtcccggattggacatgtaacctttcacattttcacagtggcataaagttactgtttcctctacttcatttttgttgtgaaaaaagaaatatttttaattttgtctcaatgtatcactttataatcacaagtatgtatttttaaatatattgtaaatgctttaataaactacggaaaagatctcctcacggagctgttaaccctttttttttggggttgcttgtcccgcattgggaTAGAAAATATCTGGTCGCTTTGTTTACATTAAAAATTCTCGTAGGCATCAGATACAACATTACACGCAGCAGCTGGCTAAAGACACCAGCGTGCATCTTCGTGACTTGGCTATCCTGGCTAACAATTCGGGGGCGACCAGTCCCGGGGAGCAAAGGCAGCgtaaaatgcaaagggagcgcCTTCAAGACGAATTCACCAGTGCGCTGAATTCTTTCCAGGTAAGGTTCGCGCTCGTCTAGCTTCTCTGATAACGGGCGGTCTGTTCGATGAATTCACTTTTACGTTGTTGCAGGCGGTACAAAGGCTCGCGGCTTCTAAAGAGAAGGAAATGGTTAGAAAAGCCAAAGCGAGCGCAGGTATCGCGCCGTTCGGAGACAAGAAGCAGGAGACGCTGATAGAACTGCAGGATAGTAGAAGTCAGAAACAGATACAACAACAGCAAATGAAAGACGAGCAGAACTTGCGAATGTTGGAAGAACAGGAAGCGAGTATAAGACAGTTGGAGGTAAGTCTGTTTCGGAGAAGTCGTTGCTTATTTACGTACACGTTACTCAATGATTGTCTTTGCAGAGTAATATCAGCGACATTAATCAAATCTTCAAAGATCTCGGTGCTCTAGTGTACGATCAAGGGGAAGTGATTGATTCCATAGAAGCTTCTGTTGAAAGGACGGAGGTGTCTGTGAACGAAGCTACATCGCACGTGAGGCAAGCAAGTATTTATCAGAATAAACTGCGCAAGAAGAAATGTATACTGGTTGTCATTGGCGTGGTCGTGCTGTCTATATTAATCGGGATCATAGTTTGGCAGAGCTCTTAAATCCGTTGATATTACGAACGATACTCTCGTGCGAGTAGTATGATGTTAAAAGGCGTAGCTGCATCTTCATTGCGAGGTACCGTACATTGGTGTACTTTTGGGAAAGCTCCTGACTTAATTGCAATCGCATTACACGAGTATCTGGAAAGCATAGTACTATCAAGGGGAATGAACGCAGAGAAACTTGCATTGTTCTGTATCTTACTGATAACAACACACTTATAATTGTGATAATAAATGGTGCAAGACCTATTTTGCGAGCAAGGTGTACAATGGCAAGTCTAAGACTGCCCAGTCCATTTGTACGTTTCATTACTCATTGCATATTACTAGCGCGTAAATACACACGTAAAAGTATACACACACACGTATAGGTTTGTCGATGGTGTAGTCATGATTACTATATTCCGCATGATTTTATTGAAGTATACTCCGAAAGTATGGAAATTAAATAATGCCAGCGAGCAGTTTAAAACGCGAGTCTTGTGTGAATTGTGCGAGTCAGTGCCGAGTGGATGCGTTGGTATAATCATTGTATAATGCGTAAGCGTGTTTCGAACGTCCCACAAAGTCTTACTGATAATACCGAGGCGAGCAGTTAACGAAGTACGCGCAGCAACCGGAAATACAAATGGAAGATCGATGTAAGTTAATGTATTATATTTAAGAATGTTGATTTATTTTAATCGAAATGTAATaaactatatataatataaaatacattGTACCAAATTTGAACAGAGTGACTATTGTACGGTTAATATTCAATCAAGAATTTTATTACGCTGTAATTAAAGAAATTGATCCTGATTTCTTATTGTATGTTCgattaatatttgttattaaatacaTGTTCAAGCATTTCCGGATTATAAGTGGTTCCTTACATTCAAGGATTTGCCTAAACGTTCCGTATGTCTTCTATCTTTTACAAATAACTGTAGAAAATCCATAGGTTTAAGTATAcagttgtttgtttgtttgtttttattgttttcctgtgttttaagcagaatggcgtttcaagcttatttttgcttatattgcccaacgaactatagtcccatttttgttccctcctctctccttcgggtcccagcagcgcaccgggagaaaggtggttccttcccatctttccccaataCACCGCcgcgtgatgcttaacttcggtgatctaacgagaaccggtaaGTATACAGTTATTCCTGACTCCTGAGTAATAGCACTTGAATAAGTAAGCTCAAATAAAAATTCGCGCCCATATCGAATCGTATCGAAACGTGTTGCGACCTATCGATTAAATGGCAACCGTTGCGGGACGTGCCACCTGTGCCCATAGTTATAGGAAGCGTAAGTGGTGCAAGTGTACTTTTGTGCCGTTTGACAGTTGGGACGTTTGCGACCGTGCTCGGAAGAAATGGAATTGCATTGATTGTTTGGCTCGCAAATACGCCCGTGCCAGCGAATTAAATACATCGAAATAAAAACGGCAGACACGTACTGGATGAGCCGTTTAACAATATAATGTTGAATTACGTTTCCCTCGTCACGACAATCATATTGATATGTTTGTCACAGTCTGAGGTTAGAATGCGAGTTTATGAATGAGCGGCCAATTTCTGTGATTTGTAATCTGCACGAATGCTTTCAGGCGCAATACGACGACAAACGATGCATATGCATCTGTCCCAAGCTTCACACCGTGATAAATACAACCCAGTCGTTGTTGGAGCGACAAACATACGTCATAAACGTTCCACCTTCCCAATGGTAATTAAAATTCCTACTGTTCCATTAAGGGATCTAATCACACATGTGCGACATATGCGGGATCGATCCGATAGCATCTAACTTCGTCTGTATTTTAATCCACAGTAAATGCGAGGACGTGGTATTATTAAAAGTAGGAGATCAGCTGAAAGGCAAGGAGGAAGTATACTGCTCGCGATGCTTTTGCAAATATGAAAATAGGAATACCACTATTATCAAAGTAAGTATCTGGTTAATTCTGTCGGAAGAAGATTTTGGTACATATAGCTGCTTCATCTTTGCAGATAGTGGTGATACTTGTTATTTGGGTTATATCCCTGTTAGTGATCTATATGTTGTTCTTAATTTGCTTGGATCCGTTACTAAACAAAAGGATCCACAAGGCTTCCACAAATATTGGCTATCACGAGCACAATAACGAAGAGGTAAACTGGCATAGTTTGTTCGCGAGAAtggctttaaggggtcattctggtaatcacgccgcaaaattcggcaaaattcaggctttttttctcaatgaatacaatgaataacaacacaattaaaagtatatttaaaaaattgttccgtatacaagtagcttaataaataaaaaaaaaagtttgacattgttattcattgtattcgctgagaaaaaaaagcctgaatgttgccgaattttgcggcgtggttaccagaataaccccttaatatttgTGGAGTGATGATGTAAACTGTTTTTAATCTTGGTAGGATGATGCGTCGATAGCCCCCGGGACTTCCCATCCCATGGGCGAAAGAGGTAATGTTTTAAATCGTGTTGGCCACCAACAGGATAAATGGAAACGTCAGGTTCGTGAACAACGACGTATTATTTATGACCGACATACCATGCTTAATTAAACTATACAGTTCTGTATCTCAAAAGGATTAAGTATGATGAATAATAAATGCAAAGGCTGTGAAATTTGAGGGCATTTACAGTTTTGTATATAATTTGTTTCTCAACGTCGTCGCACCTTTAGTTACGAGATATGTAACAGGTAAACAAGGATCAATCATTTTGTAAATGCCAGCAAATTAGATCACAGTTAATAGTTAACATTGCACTGAACACATATATAAACATGCATCTAATACTTTTGAGATTTATCGAATCTAGTGTATGAAAcaataaagtattaaaaatgtGTTATTTTTATTGGTAcgtgtacatatattttttaagcagtatttgcttaaaaataaattcaaatatcttaCGGTAGTTGTTCGTGGATTGTTGCGGGGCCACGAGAACTTGtttaacgttaaaaaaaatactctGGATtcatagaaaaactgatatttatttaaatttacgtTGATTGTGCAAAAGACTTTAATATCGCAGCACAATGAAGGTGAAGAGTTATTTGGGAGGGTTACTACGCGATGAATTACTGTGATGGATTAAGTGAATCTCCAATCGCGTCCCTAACTCTATCGTATAATGTTAAAACTAATGCTCCGCCAGTACCTCTAAGCATATTTGACAGTGATCCTTTAAAAAAAGCTCCAACGCCTTCTACTTTGGCTGTTTTTATCCAACAATCCAATGTGTTCTTATACATTACATCCTTTTTACTAAGTCCTGATTGCATCATCATGCGTCTTCTAACTGTATCGAAAGGATACGATACGACTCCCGCCAGTGTCGTTACCGCCTGCGAACAATGCAGGAAAGCGTACAGCTTGCTTCAGACCGATGACAGACAGAATAACTTACCTGTGCGATGAAAAAGGTAACATAGATCGGGGTATTCTTTGGATCGGGGAGCATGCTTTTTGTGGTGTCATAAAGACCGAAATATGCCGCTCTATAAATAACGATCCCTTGAACGCTCACGCTGAAACCACGGTACAAGCCAAAGAAACCATCAGccttgtatattttcaataaacAGTCGCCCAAACCTGTGAACTGTCTTTGATCTGCTGTCCCTATATCCGCGGCTAATCTATAAGGTTAATTAGTAAATTTACCACTGTATTGTCTGAAGCGAAACAGGCTGTGCGCGATACCTTGTACGAGCAAAGTCAAGAGGATAAACGAATAAAAGGGACGACGCTCCAGCAGCACCGCCGGATGCCAAGTTTCCCCCGAACTGTCTCCAAAATGCGTCTTTGGGTACGCCCTCCAAGAACACGGCTTTGAATTTGTCTCTGAACGCAAAATTCAATGCTTGAGTTGGGAAATACCGAATTACATTGGCCAGATTGCCTCTCCAGAAACTGAGGAAGCCAGTTTCTCTGGGTATACGTATAAATGCATCCATCATacctgatgaaatttcaattttacaaaGCATCAGAGCATTACGTCTATATCGTCACATACCCTTATACCGTTGTTCCGGTCTTATTTGCTGCGAAGTGCTCTGTACTTGAAGCAATAGCTTCACCCTTTCTAAAGGTGCGACAGCAGTTTTCGAAGCGGCTGCGGATATCCCGCCAGCTAAAAAATCTACTAAAAATGATTTATATGTATCCatattataattttctcaaatgaCGTATGCACTATCAGGGACAAACTGTAGTGTATAAAGATGATGTCGTTTCAAATTAAACACCATGTTAAtgtaaattttataaacagatcGCTGTGATCGCTTCCGTGCAAAGTATGTTTCCAGCGCATTGGACGCATAAATAGAATTtgtgtaaatgaataataatccACGTCTGACATCAACCTCCTTTGCGACGTTACAGTTTAGTAACGATTCTATTGTTTTCCGTTTTTGTTTCTCGACTTATGGCGACAGGGTGGGCGAATTAGTAGGCGACATTTGCTTTTAACGTTTAATCGCTTTACACAAAATCGaatcttttcttattttttcttcATCAATTTAAGGCGTTAAATTGGTCATACAAATTTGTTCGTCAGAGTTCCCGAGCGTGCCGCTAGAGCTAtgactattttttcctttctttctttcatttttgtttCGTCGTACAAAGAGTTAGATCACAGTGAATTCTAGCTAAAATAGACGCAAAATATATCGATGCATCTTTAAACGCAGGAAGTACAACTAAACGTTTAGGTAAAGATAGTTAAACTTTTAGGGGACTAGACTTAAATACGTACTCAACATGAAACCACATAGAACGAGTGTTAGACAGTAGCACtttcatttctaaaatgttCATACCCGTTAATTAGATCAATGTAATTGGAAGGTACGTATAGCATATATCTGGAGGAATGTTTCGGCACATAGTGGCAAAGTTTTACATGGACGGCTCAGAAGCCAATTGGTATAATTCGATTAGCATTAAAAACCGAGATCTGCGCTGTTTgtcctctgaataattttgcctGGTAATTCCGTGGTCGATAAAAGTACcgccatttattgcttacgtaCGACAGTTGTGACTAGATTGATTTATCAGCTGGaagttttaacaataaagagGTTTTCGAACTGCGTAACTGACTTTCACGGAGAGTTGcacttacactgattggcttctgaaccctccacacatatatatatatatgcatggaCAAAACTGGGCCATCTTTGGCCAATACGAGATTCAAAAAGATATATTTCCGTATTTTCTTCTCTCCCCTTCTCTTCACTTCTAAGTGCATAACAGatcgattaaaaaataataataaaaaataaaatgttttaaacttACGTTATGGCATAAAAACGATCGCGTTCTAAGATAATAAACGAAAGATATCTTACTGCGAGCGCTGCGCAAGTCTCGGTCAAATAAAATACGCGTTCACTGCCTCTGTAACTCAGGCGCTTGTAGCTAACTGTTGCGTCTACGTTGGAATGATAGAACATGAACATTGTGCGAGTGTATACACaatttataaatctattttcgagCGTGGATACTAATTTGGATTCACTTGTCTTTAGAATATTCATTCAAAATCGGCTGTAATCGAACTTCGTTTGTGTTGTATCTTTAAGTAACTGGCAGTGAAGATACCGAATCTTTCATTCAACGAAAATGGCTATTACGTTGGAACTTATAAATTGACTCTAATATGCAACAGCATATTcaaaataaatgtatatatatCAAAGACTCGTTAAATAGATCGTAGAAGTACGGGTGTGGTCAGGAAGTATTTGAAATTCTTGTACTCCGTGCTTAAGCAGCGTGAACGGACtgaaaagaatttataattaGATCCTCCTTGTGCTCATCTACTTGGAATATTAATTCCTATAGGCGAATGTACCTTTGCAATATCCACGCCTGTTAAATTCTTAACCAACTCCGGTACACGCGTTACAATACTGAGAACTTCCTCGGTGAGCTTCTCTGCTCCAATGGTTCCGTTTCCGCTAGACACCATTGTTATCTTCTTTGCTTGCGACAAAGGCGCTGCGACTTCAGCTGCGACCTGTGGAATATAATTCGTAGACGGCGCTTACGCTATGCGATGAAAGAAAAACCGAAGCTCCAGAGAAATGGTTACCTTTGGAAGAGTATCGAGCATCATATCTATCATAGCAGCACTCTTGTACTCGTTCCATGCAGCAGCCTTCTTCGCCATCTGCTCTGCCTCTGCCTTGGCCTTCGCTTCGATGGCGAAAGCTTCTGCTTCGCCACGAATTTTTATGGCTTCTGCTTCTGCCTCAGCCTCCATTACTTGGCGTATTTTATTAGCTTCGGCCATCTTTTCAAGCCTACAATTGTAATAGAATAGTTAATCGGTGCTTCTAGCTATCATAAAACTCGTACCACTTACCTGTATTTCTCCGCATCAGCTGGACGTCGTACAGTCGCATCCAATTCTTTCTCGCGTCTCATCATTTCTTGCTCCTGCACGGCAATCTCTTGCCCACGTTCCACCACTTTAACTTGCATCTGTTCCTCCATAATTCTTTGCTTGGTTTTCGCGGCTTGCAACTCGAATGCCATTTCTGCCTCTGCTTTCTACGAGTAACATTGGAATGTACGGTAAAGATTGATAACTTGTTTAACCGACGGAATCAGGAGTAGGGAAACTGACTTTCGTTTGCACTTCGACGTCGTAGGCGGCTTTTTTCAATTCGAAGTCTCGCTGCGCTTTGGCAATCTCGGTGTCGTTAAGGAAACGCGCGGCCATTCTTTGCTCTTCGGCCATAGCTTCGCGGATCTGAGCGTCTCTGCGAGCTTCCGCCTCCCCGATTCTTGCGTCGCGTTTAACTTCAGCAGTTCGCGCCATTCCAAGGGCTTTCAGATATCCCTATAAATAATTGACAAGCATTTAACGTACTCCGATGCCTCAGAGTTAATGCTATTTTACCACCGAACGATAACATCGATCTCAGCATTTCATTTCAATTCAGCCTGAATTACACAAAGGCAGGATACAAGAATATTACACGTATTTAAAACGACAGATGTGTTTGCGAATGTGTACAGAGATTTTGTGCTACCGTTAAAGCAAGCACTTGAAATATGCTGTTAGTCCCTCGTTAATTGTATGTTAACAATTCTTGCTAACATTCTCTGTTATAGCAGTGCATTGGCATTATATGTAgtgataaaacaaaatttgaacgTACCTTTGCCCCCTGCAAGTAgcaaaacaaaaattgtattcaatatttgCAACGTACTGGATCCAACTACATTAACTCGCATTAATAAAGATTACTTATAGATATTATAAAACCAGTTAAAGGGGGACTTTTCAGTGGTGAATAGACTATCGGTACATCGACATTTGAAAATGAGTTTTCATGAACACACGTTACGCTTTAGTATTCGAATCTTTTATATCATTCTGCAACCCTTCCTCCATAGTcgaatgtaaagtaaatattctttAATGGTAAAAGGGTGAACTTACTTCCTCGTCTCGGATATCTTTCAAAGTATAGGACACAACGGTAATGCCCATGTTGACTAGATCACTGCTCGCTACTTCGAAAACTTCCTTACTGAATTTTTTACGATCCTTGTATATCTCCTAGTATACAGAGGGCAAAAAGTATAAAGTTAAGATTAGCCGGCTGTCTTTACGCAGTGGTTTAGTTACACCTAGGGATTGCacaccggtaaatcggtttcaagtttttttcactgataacgtactagatatcgacggaattatgcgctacatatatgcgctacattgctatacacacaatttttaccggtaattcgtaaaataaattatgtatttctcgatatttaccggtaagtatcgagaaatgcataatttatttataaaattaccggtaaaaatttggcggtaaatcgatttaccggtaaatatcgggaaatacataatttatcgaattaacggtaaaaattgtatgtatagcaatgtagcgcataattccgtcgatatctactacgttatcagtgaaaaaaacttgAAACCGATTTACccgtttgcaatccctagttacACCGAAGCAACGTTATATTCAATATACCTCAACAGTCATGCTTCCCATTATTGCTCGTTGATGTCCTTCTAATGTAACAAGCGCGATATTATGAATCTCATCCTCAGACTTTCCAAGAA is part of the Andrena cerasifolii isolate SP2316 chromosome 1, iyAndCera1_principal, whole genome shotgun sequence genome and harbors:
- the LOC143373351 gene encoding ADP,ATP carrier protein-like, translating into MDTYKSFLVDFLAGGISAAASKTAVAPLERVKLLLQVQSTSQQIRPEQRYKGMMDAFIRIPRETGFLSFWRGNLANVIRYFPTQALNFAFRDKFKAVFLEGVPKDAFWRQFGGNLASGGAAGASSLLFVYPLDFARTRLAADIGTADQRQFTGLGDCLLKIYKADGFFGLYRGFSVSVQGIVIYRAAYFGLYDTTKSMLPDPKNTPIYVTFFIAQAVTTLAGVVSYPFDTVRRRMMMQSGLSKKDVMYKNTLDCWIKTAKVEGVGAFFKGSLSNMLRGTGGALVLTLYDRVRDAIGDSLNPSQ
- the LOC143373337 gene encoding flotillin-1 isoform X1 yields the protein MSCGFVTCGPNEALVVSGCCYSKPLLVPGGRVFVWPIVQQVQKISLNTMTLQVESPTVYTCQGVPISVTGIAQVKIQGQNEEMLSTACEQFLGKSEDEIHNIALVTLEGHQRAIMGSMTVEEIYKDRKKFSKEVFEVASSDLVNMGITVVSYTLKDIRDEEGYLKALGMARTAEVKRDARIGEAEARRDAQIREAMAEEQRMAARFLNDTEIAKAQRDFELKKAAYDVEVQTKKAEAEMAFELQAAKTKQRIMEEQMQVKVVERGQEIAVQEQEMMRREKELDATVRRPADAEKYRLEKMAEANKIRQVMEAEAEAEAIKIRGEAEAFAIEAKAKAEAEQMAKKAAAWNEYKSAAMIDMMLDTLPKVAAEVAAPLSQAKKITMVSSGNGTIGAEKLTEEVLSIVTRVPELVKNLTGVDIAKSVHAA
- the LOC143373371 gene encoding uncharacterized protein CG1161, yielding MLNYVSLVTTIILICLSQSEAQYDDKRCICICPKLHTVINTTQSLLERQTYVINVPPSQCKCEDVVLLKVGDQLKGKEEVYCSRCFCKYENRNTTIIKIVVILVIWVISLLVIYMLFLICLDPLLNKRIHKASTNIGYHEHNNEEDDASIAPGTSHPMGERGNVLNRVGHQQDKWKRQVREQRRIIYDRHTMLN
- the LOC143373337 gene encoding flotillin-1 isoform X2, which gives rise to MTLQVESPTVYTCQGVPISVTGIAQVKIQGQNEEMLSTACEQFLGKSEDEIHNIALVTLEGHQRAIMGSMTVEEIYKDRKKFSKEVFEVASSDLVNMGITVVSYTLKDIRDEEGYLKALGMARTAEVKRDARIGEAEARRDAQIREAMAEEQRMAARFLNDTEIAKAQRDFELKKAAYDVEVQTKKAEAEMAFELQAAKTKQRIMEEQMQVKVVERGQEIAVQEQEMMRREKELDATVRRPADAEKYRLEKMAEANKIRQVMEAEAEAEAIKIRGEAEAFAIEAKAKAEAEQMAKKAAAWNEYKSAAMIDMMLDTLPKVAAEVAAPLSQAKKITMVSSGNGTIGAEKLTEEVLSIVTRVPELVKNLTGVDIAKSVHAA
- the Syx7 gene encoding syntaxin 7 is translated as MDIGFSSYHNGGPAREQDFGRLSQTIGTSILKISQNVSSMQKMVNQLGSSTDSQELRNQLHQIQHYTQQLAKDTSVHLRDLAILANNSGATSPGEQRQRKMQRERLQDEFTSALNSFQAVQRLAASKEKEMVRKAKASAGIAPFGDKKQETLIELQDSRSQKQIQQQQMKDEQNLRMLEEQEASIRQLESNISDINQIFKDLGALVYDQGEVIDSIEASVERTEVSVNEATSHVRQASIYQNKLRKKKCILVVIGVVVLSILIGIIVWQSS